The genomic region cccctctctctcccctctttatcccacatctctcccctctttttcccctctttatcccacatctctcccctctctttccctctttatcccacatctctccctctctttcccctctttatcccacatctctcccctctctttccctctttatcccacatctctcccctctctttcccctcgttatcccacatctctcccctctctttccctttttatcccacatctctcccctctctttcccctctttatcccacatctctccctctctttccctttttatcccacatctctccctctctttcccctctttgtcccacatctctccccctctctttcccctctttatcccacatctctttccctctttatcccacatctctttcccctctttatcccacatctctcccctctctttcctcctctttatcccacatctctttcccctctttatcccacatctctcccctctctttcctcctctttatcccacatctctttcccctctttatcccacatctctttcccctctttatcccacatctctcccctctctttcccctctttatcccacatctctcccctctctttcctcctctttatcccacatctctcccctctctttccctttttatcccacatctctcccctctcttttctcctctttatcccacatctctcccctctctttcccctctttatcccacatctctcccctctctttcctcctctttatcccacatctctcccctctctttcccctcttatcccacatctctcccctctctttcccctctttatcccacatctctcccctctttcccctctttatcccacatctctcccctctctttcctctctttatcccacatctctcccctctttcccctctttgtcccacatctctcccctctctttcccctctttatcccacatctctcccctctttcccctctttatcccacatctctcccctctctttcctctctttatcccacatctctcccctctttcccctctttgtcccacatctctcccctctcgttcccctctttatcccacatctctttcccctctttatcccacatctctttcccctctttatcccacatctctcccctctctttcctcctctttatcccacatctctttcccctctttatcccacatctctttccctctttatcccacatctctcccctctctttcctcctctttatcccacatctctttcccctctttatcccacatctctcccctctctttcccctctttatcccacatctctttcccctctttatcccacatctctttcccctctttatcccacatctctcccctctctttccctctttatcccacatctctcccctctctttcccctctttatcccacatctctccctctctttccctctttatcccacatctctcccctctttcccctctttatcccacatctctcccctctttcccctctttatcccacatctctcccctctctttccctctttatcccacatctctcccctctttcccctctttgtcccacatctctcccctctctttcccctctttatcccacatctctttcccctctttatcccacatctctttccctctttatcccacatctctcccctcttttcctcctctttatcccacatctctttcccctctttatcccacatctctttcccctctttatcccacatctctcccctctctttcctcctctttatcccacatctctttcccctctttatcccacatctctccctctctttccctctttatcccacatctctttcccctctttatcccacatctctttcccctctttatcccacatctctcccctctctttccctctttatcccacatctctcccctctctttcccctctttatcccacatctctcccctctctttccctttttatcccacatctctcccctctctttccctctttatcccacatctctttcccctctttatcccacatctctttcccctctttatcccacatctctcccctctctttccctctttatcccacatctctcccctctctttcctcctctttatcccacatctctcccctctctttcccctctttatcccacatctctcccctctttcccctctttgtcccacatctctcccctttctttcccctctttatcccacatctctttcccctctttatcccacatctctttcccctctttatcccacatctctttcccctctttatcccacatctctcccctctctttcccctctttatcccacatctctttcccctttttatcccacatctctcccctctctttccctttttatcccacatctctcccctctctttccctttttatcccacatctctcccctctctttcccctctttatcccacatctctcccctctttcccctctttatcccacatctctcccctctctttcccctctttatcccacatctctcccctctttcccctctttgtcccacatctctcccctctctttcccctctttatcccacatctctttcccctctttatcccacatctctttcccctctttatcccacatctctcccctctctttcctcctctttatcccacatctctcccctctctttccctttttatcccacatctctcccctctctttcctcctctttatcccacatctctcccctctctttcccctctttatcccacatctttcccctctctttcctctctttatcccacatctctcccctctctttcccctctttatcccacatctctcccctctttccctctttgtcccacatctctcccctctctttcccctctttatcccacatctctttcccctctttatcccacatctctttcccctctttatcccacatatctcccctctctttcctcctctttatcccacatctctcccctcttttccctttttatcccacatctctcccctctctttcctcctctttatcccacctctcccctctctttcccctctttatcccacatctttcccctctctttcccctctttatcccacatctctcccctctctttcccctttttatcccacatctctcccctctctttcccctctttatcccacatctctcccctctttcccctctttatcccacatctctcccctctctttcctcctctttatcccacatctctttcccctctttatcccacatctctttcccctctttatcccacatctctcccctctctttcctcctctttatcccacatctctcccctctctttccctttttatcccacatctctcccatctctttccctttttatcccacatctctcccctctctttcccctctttatcccacatctctcccctctttccctttttatcccacatctctcccatctctttcccctctttatcccacatctttcctcctctttatcccacatctctttcccctctttatcccacgtctctccactctctctcccctctctctcccctctttctccactctctctcccctctctctcccacttctcccccccactctctcctttctctccaacttccctctctctctctcccatttctctcctctctcccacttctcgcccctctctctcccccactctctcccatttctctcccctctctcttctcccaggtCTCTTGGGGTGGTGATCTGGGAGCTGTTTGAGTTTGGTTCTCAGCCTCACAGGCACCTGAGTGATGAGGAAGTGTTGACCTTCgtcatcagagagagacagatcacccTGGCCCAGCCACGGCTTAAACTCTCCCACGCTGACTACTGGTCAGTGGGCTATTTCTTGACTTTTGGTTCTCTATTGATATCTGCATTTGATGAAGAAAGTAGTCGATTACAGATGTGTTACTTTAATGGCCTACTTTGTCAATAGATCATTAAGGTCAAAGCTAATATATGCAATCCCCTCAAACCTCTCTTTTGGGgtgggggtagatcagctttaatactgcagatagattgtagcttccatcaatgtaattgtctgcgtCCTTTCCAATCCCCCTTATCTTTGTGTTTGTCTTTCCTGTCTTTCCTCTTCCAGGTATGAGATCATGCAGTCCTGCTGGCTCCCTCCTTCCCAACGCCCTTCCATCGCTGaggtattcctcctcctctcctcccttctggcTGCTGAGCGAGGGATGTCCCGAAGGAGTGtgggagaggacgaggaggatgaggacagggagtatgaggaagggagaggaagaagaggagagagcgatGAGTCATTTGAAAGACGGTGGGATTCTCTCCGTCCTCCGGCCTTCCAGGCTGCAGCGAgtgaacgacagagagagagggagtatggGAGGGATGACAGGGGGAACTCCTACCCTCTACTGGAAGCCGTGGGGAACTGCATCACCCCATCCTCCACAGAACTCGATGACATCCTGACAGTCACGGAGACCAGTAAAGGGTTAAATTTTGAGTACTTCTGGGAGAAGGCCCATGCGAGGTGGGGCTACCAACCACCTCCTCCCCAGCCAATCCCGATGGTCAACCCCTCCCACAGACAATCACTGGACACACCCACGGTTGTCCCTGTGATAAGTGCACGTAGCCCCTCCCTCGCCAGCGAGTACTTTATCCGATTGGAGGAGCACACCCCTCAGGATAAGTCCCCATCTCTTAAAGGGAAAGCGTTCCGTTCTGACTCGTTGTGTCCTGGAGATCTGGAGCTAGTGGAGATACGCAGCGGAATGCTGGGCAAAGAACGTGCGCCGTACAGTTCTGATGAGGAGTTCACCGGGCGAGGAGGGAAATCCATCCAGACCATCCGATCCAGCGAGGTCCAGCTAAGGGTCCCCAACACTGGGGTGGCAGAGTTCAAAGACACCTCCAGTAGGGTGACTGACTTCTCTGTGGTGGATTTAggagatgatgatgaggagggggggggtgaaggaGACAGTAGGTCATCCATTGGTTCTCAGGCCCCTGTCCTGCCTCCCAAGCCACGTTCTATGTCAACCTCCTCGGGCAACCACCTCCACTCGCgccccctccctgctcctccgTTGGGCTACCACCGAGTAGGGCTTGGGCTGGGTCACTATTCCATGAGTGGTAAGATAGAAACGATGGACCCTCTGATGGGCAGCTGCCTGCCATCATCATATGATCACTTAGGGTTCCACCGTCCTCGTCAGACCATGCCCCCTCCCCGTCACTGTccccctccctaccccagtccagcCACCCCATCTACCCCACTCCCCAAAcatgtcctccccctctcccaccccactACAAGCCCCAAAGGGGCCTGTATCACAGCTATGGTGTAGGTAGCTACTCCAGATACAGTAAGCCCCAGATGTACTCTCAAAGAGAGCCACTATCCTGTGACGACTCAGACCGACAAGGTGGTGTACGGCGCACAGCATCCTTGCACAACACAAAGGGAACATCCAATTTCCGCTCAAAAGACTTTGACTCTCCCGTACGACGTCAGAACGTATTTCGACCTGTTTACCGCAACATCTCCCATTCCGAGTCCGGGGGCCCCAGAATTGAGAGGCACTCGTCCTCCAGTCCCACCTATTCAGATGAGGATGACTCCCCCTTTATGTCCCCTGAGAAACCCAGTGGGGGAGGGACAACCGTCCCAACCTCTAGTTTGTCAGAGGATGCGGATCCGGCCACAGCCGAGCTCTTCTCCAGGGGTATGAAGAGGACCCAGTCGCGCCTCGCCACCATCCTGCCTGCCATCTGGAGGGAGGACGCGGAACTACAGGCGGATAGCGTAACCGACGCCAAGATATCCCCCATGCACCTGTTTCTGACTGAGATCTCTAGTGTGTCAGAGTCAAATGATGTCAAGTCCAAGGAGGGGAGGACCTcatgggagggagagacagagcgggagaagAAAAGGGATGGTGAGAGGTCAGGGAACTTCCTCCAGCCCTTGAGAGGGGGGATGCGTCGGTCCCGGTCGCTGGCCACAGAGCTGGGTTCTGCAGAACAGACATTGGggccagacagaaacacacagatgGGGACAGAGGTGGAGAGGGTGAGGAAAGGCTCCATCCAGAGAGATCTATTCCTCACTGAGATCACAAACACAGGAAGGATGGATGCAGGCATGGAGAGAGATCCGGTGAAGTTCCTCCACCCTCCTGGCTCCCGATCGCATCCCTACACCTACACCTGCACCCCTGGCCTCCCGTCCTACGCTGAGGCCGAGGAGGCATACTCCAGGGGCATGAGGAGATCCCGATCCCTCCTCTCCGAAATCACAGTGGGGAGGCAGGAGTCGGAGTCACAGGAGacggagaaggagacagagaagggaCAGATGACCAGAGAGGAGTTCCTGAAGGAGATCCAATCAGCAGAGACCTTTTTGACAGAGATCATATCCAGACAAAACGCGACCACCTCCAACAAGCATTGCGAGGACTTGTCTCAGTCACCCACTCCAATGTCACCAGAATATGAGTCAATATGCATAGATCCTGACTCCTCTCAGACCATCCGTTTCCAATCAGAGAGTTCCATACGTACATCAAACAGAGGTAAAGACGATGTAGCACCGGAGGCCATTTACGCCCAAGTGACTAAACGGGCAAAAAAGAGTGAGATAAAGGTCACTATACGGCCTGAGATCCCAGTACTGCAAATAGGATCAAATAAACAGTTTGTCAAACAGGAAGAGGAATGTCCCACAGACACAACCTGCCTCAAGGACTTACCCAGCTCACTCACAGATCCCACCGCTGACACCAACTCTCACCCAGACTCTCAGCCCCAGCCTGGTGACTTTGTGTTCTCAGAGATAATGCCAAAAGATGGCCTCCTCCTTTACCAAACATTCCCcagtaccaaaacagaggaggaCGTTTCAGAAGGTCCAGCCTTACCTGtaagagaaacacagagagtcagagaaaGGGTCGCACTCTCAAGACAAGCTCAAGTTCAGTCTTTATCTCAAGACAGTgttactggaggagtggaagaatCTGAAAAGAATCCCTGTGATGATGAGTCACCTATTTATGTagatgagaaagagagcaggGGTCAGAATAATGTTGGGGAAAGGAGTTGTGAGAGAATGAAAGGTGATGCTGAGGTCAGAGATACAGGGCAAGGATGTCAGAAGCAGGGAGTTGTTGATGACATTTTACATGACTTAATAACAGAGACATCAGAAACAGATAGAGCATGTCAAATTAAATCTAAAGATCACAAGGAAGAAGGGTCAGAGAGTTCAAAAGGTTGTGACAGTCAAATGAAGAACAACACATCACATTGTTCTACTGCTCAGTCACATGACCCAAATGTTGAAAGCTATTTACAAATCAACAAACAGAATTCACTGATCAACCAAGAAGGAAGGTCAGACCCAAGTCAAAAGAGTCCTGCAGCCGTTCCCACCACCCCAGACTGGGACCcatcctctgacctctctctctccaccatgacCCCCTCAGACTCATTCCTTTCATCTTTGACCCCCAGTTCAGCCGACTGTCTGACCCCAGGTGACCCGTGTGTTGGAGGTGAAGGACCAGGTGGTTGGAGGCTGCTGGGGACAGAAACCCCCCACAGAGACTCAGCCTACTTCTCTGACAGtgactgggaaggggaggggcttGGCAGGAAGAGTAGTGATGGACTGAACGTGACCAGACCCGGCAGTGGACGAGGCGGAGAGAGGGGGACGCTGACAGGAATAGAAGAGAAGACAGAATTAGAGGATGAGGGAGAAACCGGGGGAAAGAGTCCCTTGAAGAGGATTTCATATAAGGGAATTGACattgagagggaaaaggagaccGTTCTTGAACAGAATGCTCGTGTGCAGGATATCTCTCAAAACAGTGATGATGGATATAAAGACATGTTGAGTATTCAGGAGAACGATCTCAGTCTGAAAGAAGTAGAACATAAAACAGGGTTAGaatcagaacagagagaagactcTGGAATGTTCCACAATGAGAGTGGAGAATCAGATGAAAAGGGACTAGTCCATCCGGGACTCCTGTCTGATAACTCACAGACCAAGGAGAACAATGAGTTTATAGCTAAGCTGTTCTCTAACTTAGATGATGCACCTCTCAAAGGGTTCTCTTACAATGATGGAACTCAAATTTGTAATCATTACACAGAAGGTGTGATTTCTCATGTGGAGTCGAATGATTTTAGATTCCATGACTCCACAGACAAAGACTTGACATTGCCTTCTAATAGTACCCCTAAAACAGACTGTTTGAAATTAATATCTGCCATTCAGACAAAGGATAACAAACTTGAGGATGAAGAACTCCCAGGTattgaagagagagaaaatgataatTCCATGAAAGACACTACGGAACCAGCGACAGCGTTACATGGCGACCATGATAACAGAGAATCCAGGCTATCTAGGTTCTACGGTATTCAAACCAGCGAGGTCAAACTCAGTGACGATATTCCAGTAGTACTGGATCCCAACGACGGAGAGAGCACCAATGACGAAGAGAGCAAACTGGCCTCTTCTTTCTGGGCCGAGGGGGTCACTGAGGTGTCTGAAAGAGAAGACGGACAAGATCTGGAGATTCAACACACCGACGCCAATGAGCTGGGCCTGAGAAACTTGTGTTACTCAGAGGAAAGCGAAGACGAGAGGGCCAAGGCCAaatcagagacagagaaacagcttGCTGCTGGAGAGCTGTGTAACGCCATGAAGGAGAAATCTCCTCAGAGAGGACCAGTGACGGGGAGCCAGAGTGGGTCTTTGAGCAGGGATGGATCTGCTGAGACTGTGGACAGGGAGTCATCTAAGGATCTGGAGATGAAGGCTAAAGAGCTGTGGAACActctggaggagggggaggggagagggggaggagtggtgaGGGGCGAGTTCGACTGTCACCGTTTCCAGCAGGGAGACCTGCACCTGTGGCCATCGGAGAACGACCAGTGGGCCTCGCCGGAGAACAGAAGCCAGGAAGCTGAACTCGGATTGGAATTCTTCTCAGCGTTCGGAAAgacctgggaggagagggagcagcTGGTGGTAGGCCGGGAATTCTGGGAGGCTGAGGAGAACGATGAACTGGCGGGGAGTGAGCCTCATCCAGCCGTCCTCCAAGATAACAAAGATACGTCTAATGACGAGAAGCAGGGACGGGTAGCCAACCTGGAAATAAAGGGAGAGTTGTCCCAGAAACAGGTTCTCTCCAGTAGCATTGACAGTCAGCTATCCCAGGCACTGGATGTACAGCAAGAGGAAAATATAGAAAATCCAGATAggtttgatgatgatgatgatgagcaaAATGTTCAAGGTGATCAGCTAGTGGTTGAGGTGGAAAACCGAGAAATCCCAGAGCATGAGACCAATGCAAGAGGGAGGGAGCAGTTCAGGTCACTCACTGAGATGGGTGGAGACAGTGGAAGTCAAACTGCATCTCTTCTAAACAACTTGGATGGAAACATTGCTCAAGATGAGGGAAATCAGAACTTCAACAGGTTGAATCATCTCAGTGAAATCCAAATGGAAGAAGGGGCAATGGCAGAAAATAACATAGAAAAAGAACAGGACTTTGAATTAGACAACCATCTTGCTCCCACAGTAAAGAGTATATATATGGGTGTATCTATCTGCCTCACTGGAGTACCACAGGTAGATTTGTCAGGATTAAAACCTATTGAGCCAAGCATACGTATTGAAGAAGCTGACTCTACTCGCCAGCTTGtgggggaggacagagaagggggagTAGACATTGTAACCACAGGTGAGGATTTGAGAGACATATCTCTTCTATGTGACCCGGTGTCTTATCCCAATGATAATGACTTGGAGGATATAGCCTCTTGTAGAGATCTGTCTGGTTCACATGGAGACAGCTTTCAGTTCAGTTCTGTAGACTTTCCCAGCCCTCCTCCTAGCATGGATCTAGATATGCAAGAAGACAGGCTGCAGAGTTTAGATGATTCTTTTCCTAGTCCCCCACCTTCTGTCATAGAAATAGACGACGATCAGGGTCTTATAAACCTTGATTATTTAGGCTCAGATTTCATTACCAGTGCTGAGAGAGACCCAACAATTCCCCCCACTCCTCACACTGATATCCCAGAGCCGCCCCCCTTACCGCCCGCCACAACCCACAGCAGAGGGATCTCTGCAAACCTCGACCTTTCCCCTGTACATCCAATACTTCCATTATTTTCAGGCGAAAGCCAGAACCGGAGCCGCCTCACATCAAACATGTCCGAGGATGACAGAAATAACCTGTCCCAGAAAAACACAACCACCACTTCCACCACACTTCCATCATTGCCCCAGAGTAACTTCAACACCGTCCCAGAGCTGTTGATCTCTGAGTGGAAGGATTTGGACGAGGAGCCTCTGGAAGACTTTGAGAAACTGGAGCAGCTGTGTTGCATATCTGGGGATGAGGAGGACACCCTGGGTGACCTCTTCCTGGGGAATCTGGAGCTGTTGGAGTCTATGAAGAAGACCTCTGAGCAGAAAACTAAGGGTTCTGGAGAGAGCGATAAAGGTGAAGAGACCTGTGGGACCTCCATGcctgaggggaagaggagagtggaACTGAAAGAGGAAGTTGACGGAATCTCTGAGAGCGCTGACTGGCTGGCCAGGTCGGTTCCATCGGCGGTCCAGGACGTCCCAACTGGGGCTAAACTTTCACCTCAGGAGGAGAGGCGTGAACTACAGTTCCCATCAGCCCTTTCACCATGTCATTCTCCTGACTCCAAGGACCAGAGGTCACTTTCCAAGATGCCCACTAAAAATGGCCTAATGATGCAGGTGAGCATTAGCCTTGCATTTTAACCCCAAGTTGCACAACTTTGTAGATGTATGAAAGTATAAGCCTACACAATTTACAATATCCATTTTCCTGAATATGTTTAAACATTTATACCCCTATTATCTTCTTCTGTTTCCCTTTCTTCAGGTGTGTGAGGAGAGACTGCAGTTCTCGCTCTGTGAGAACGTTAAAACGAACGTCCTCCGGGTGGCGACAGTGAGCGACAGCGTCATTCTCCGCCCATGGGGAGACCAGCCCTTAGATGGGGGCGGAGACGCAGTCAGTGTGAAGGATGTAGGAAGGTATGCTCTCtctatcacaggaggttggtggcaccttaatttgggAGGAGGAGCTTGTGGTAATGGATGGAACAGAATCagtggaatgttatcaaacacatcaaacgcATTGTTTGATGCCAATCCATTGACTCCGTTTCATCCATTATCATGGGTTGTCCTCCCCTCAGTAACCTCCACTGCCCTCTATGTATTTTgagatttatttagattttaacTGTTGTGTTGAAtgaaggcaggcagacagataatAAAAGAAGAGATCTTTTTTTCTGTTCTTAGCGAAGAGGAGCTGGACACCGAACCCAATTCTGAACCCCAGAGTGAGTCTGATGCGACTGACAGTGAACCACTGACTGTGATCCAGCAGCCAGAAGTTACACCCCCTCAGCCTGTGGCAAACCAAGCAATGAAAGGTACCTCCAGACTTTTTTCTTTGTGAAAATGTGCATGAATTGGATGCAGCATTGTTCACTTTCACCCACTCTGCAGGTGTGTAAATGACATGTTCTAATGGATAGATTGGTGCTTTCTGACACCATCTTTCATGTCTGACTTTATCTATTCCTCTCTTTTCTTTCACAGCCAAACTGGCTcgcctgtccctctccctctccctccctcctctccctcttgctctccctctctcctccagtcccaaGGGAGGGTTCAGGGAGGGCGggctacacagagacaggagtgGGAGACGGAGGGGTGCGTCCCCAGGAAGTGACCCcgatgaggatgaggaagaagagaaggaagacgAAGGCTCCAGGAGGGTGATTGTTGTCACGGAAACAGACGTTGGCAAAAGGGTGGGGCTCAGGAGTCTGCTGAAGTCGCCAAGGGAACCGGTagacaaagagaaagacagagggagaaacgTGTCCTTTTTTGATGATGTCACTGTCTATCTCTTTGATCAGGTGTTTGTTTagtttctcccccccccctcataCATTGAGTCCCATGTTACACTTGGGCTTTTAACACTTTCACTATATTGGATGTACATGTACTGTCTCTGCTCCTTTTCAGTCCCTgactcctctctgtttctgaaACAGGAAACTCCAACCAGTGAGCTGAGTAGTTCCACCTGCACCAGTACAGCTCCAGCTCCTAACAAAAACACTAAATTTGATTTACATGGTACGTACTACGTATGCATGCATGTTGCTATTAGAAACCATATAACGGTCCTGTACATCATTCCCTTCTTAGAGCCAATAGAAAGCTTTTGATAAAATCACTACAATAACAAGCACCCATTGGACAGCTCCCATCTGATCCCCATTCACTGAAGTTGAGAACCCCTCACACCAAGCCCTTTTCAAAATATGCGCCCCCAAAATGTATCTCTTGAAATGATCCCCCACACGCTGTGACATGGGGAATGGAGTGGGGACATAAATCTGGTGCTCAACAATGACCGTCTAAGATGTGTTTTCCACCCTGTCTCCAGCAGCCGTCCGCTCTCAGTCTCTCCCACTGATCGCTTCATTTCACAGAATAATGAGAGTTTTGGCTGATCCCCTCTGGGTGTTTTGAATAGACTGTATATAGAAAAGCATCAACACCAAAATAATCTACTTTCATGATCTCTGTCAGCCTGCAGAGTTAAACAGTTCAAAGCTTTGCAAGGAGAGAAAGTTTATTTTTAACTTGGGAGTGTGAGCCTTATTGTGCTTCGGTTCTACAAGAGGATGTTTGTACACACGTATAGAGTATATTAACTAATGATATACCATTTGTGTAATGTTTTTAtcgtacatatatatatttaataacatTTACAGTTGTATGCTTTTGTTTATGTTTTGTGTTGCAGGGGTCAATTTGATTTCATGAAATGTGTTAGAATGTATCCCCTGAATTCAAATAGTATTTACTCCAACCCtagtacagtgtgtttgtgtatggcATAGTTGTAGTGTAGTAATTGCCTTACTTACACCATGCTCCTGTCTTTCTACCAGGAGCAAACAGCAAAGGCAAAGACTCCAAAAGAAAAGGGGACTTGTCAGTCAAACCGAGGTCGCCCGTGGGGGCCAACCCAGTGACATCCTCGCGTTTTACCGTCAGCCCAGCCGATGACCCCCACTTGGTGTGAGGCAGGGTTCTGGAATCCTCTGAGTTGTTCTGTAACCCTCAGAACAGGGACCTTCTGAGAGTGGCCAGTGGATTCCTCTCCAACCATAACTATTCTCAGAGGCTATTTTTTTATCGATCAGGCAACGGAAAGAAAAGACCCCCGTTCTAAAAGCTGGACACATTCCACGTTTAACCAGCTACCAGTCCTTGTACGAGAAAGGTTGTTGATATAATAACTCCTCCCTTTGCCACTGTAACCTAGGGTCGATTTATAGACACTGGCTGGAAGTGGTTCATGGCAAAGGCAGTTTGTCCTAGGCGACGAACAGTCTGGAGCTTTGTAAAATCTGAAACGGATTGACGGCTATGCAATGGGAGTCATTGTGTACCAGCTTACCTTCTCTTTACCTGCTTCTTTCGGTTGTCTTTA from Oncorhynchus masou masou isolate Uvic2021 chromosome 29, UVic_Omas_1.1, whole genome shotgun sequence harbors:
- the LOC135520657 gene encoding serine/threonine-protein kinase LMTK3-like isoform X2, coding for MRRHCWVIVLAGMLSYFNPERALGAPQREVSQSRAASLSSPPYVVILISCSGLVSFVLLLFTCLCCKKGGVGFNEFDNAEGEECSGGSSPAQEDSLSSCPSLPEVYTLPLRDRANCPALQDGSDSKSKYFHRHTLNYLQEIGNGWFGKVILAEVLCDCSSSQAVVKELRVSASPLEQRKFLAESEPYRSLQHPNILQCLGQCSESIPFLLVMEFCQLGDLKRYLRAQRKSDGMTPDLLTREMLTLQRMAFEITSGLLHLHENNYIHSDLALRNCLLTSDLTVRIGDYGLSHNHYKDDYYLTSDKLWIPLRWIAPELLEEYRGSLIVTDQTKTSNLWSLGVVIWELFEFGSQPHRHLSDEEVLTFVIRERQITLAQPRLKLSHADYWYEIMQSCWLPPSQRPSIAEVFLLLSSLLAAERGMSRRSVGEDEEDEDREYEEGRGRRGESDESFERRWDSLRPPAFQAAASERQREREYGRDDRGNSYPLLEAVGNCITPSSTELDDILTVTETSKGLNFEYFWEKAHARWGYQPPPPQPIPMVNPSHRQSLDTPTVVPVISARSPSLASEYFIRLEEHTPQDKSPSLKGKAFRSDSLCPGDLELVEIRSGMLGKERAPYSSDEEFTGRGGKSIQTIRSSEVQLRVPNTGVAEFKDTSSRVTDFSVVDLGDDDEEGGGEGDSRSSIGSQAPVLPPKPRSMSTSSGNHLHSRPLPAPPLGYHRVGLGLGHYSMSGKIETMDPLMGSCLPSSYDHLGFHRPRQTMPPPRHCPPPYPSPATPSTPLPKHVLPLSHPTTSPKGACITAMV
- the LOC135520657 gene encoding serine/threonine-protein kinase LMTK3-like isoform X1 codes for the protein MRRHCWVIVLAGMLSYFNPERALGAPQREVSQSRAASLSSPPYVVILISCSGLVSFVLLLFTCLCCKKGGVGFNVSLHHEFDNAEGEECSGGSSPAQEDSLSSCPSLPEVYTLPLRDRANCPALQDGSDSKSKYFHRHTLNYLQEIGNGWFGKVILAEVLCDCSSSQAVVKELRVSASPLEQRKFLAESEPYRSLQHPNILQCLGQCSESIPFLLVMEFCQLGDLKRYLRAQRKSDGMTPDLLTREMLTLQRMAFEITSGLLHLHENNYIHSDLALRNCLLTSDLTVRIGDYGLSHNHYKDDYYLTSDKLWIPLRWIAPELLEEYRGSLIVTDQTKTSNLWSLGVVIWELFEFGSQPHRHLSDEEVLTFVIRERQITLAQPRLKLSHADYWYEIMQSCWLPPSQRPSIAEVFLLLSSLLAAERGMSRRSVGEDEEDEDREYEEGRGRRGESDESFERRWDSLRPPAFQAAASERQREREYGRDDRGNSYPLLEAVGNCITPSSTELDDILTVTETSKGLNFEYFWEKAHARWGYQPPPPQPIPMVNPSHRQSLDTPTVVPVISARSPSLASEYFIRLEEHTPQDKSPSLKGKAFRSDSLCPGDLELVEIRSGMLGKERAPYSSDEEFTGRGGKSIQTIRSSEVQLRVPNTGVAEFKDTSSRVTDFSVVDLGDDDEEGGGEGDSRSSIGSQAPVLPPKPRSMSTSSGNHLHSRPLPAPPLGYHRVGLGLGHYSMSGKIETMDPLMGSCLPSSYDHLGFHRPRQTMPPPRHCPPPYPSPATPSTPLPKHVLPLSHPTTSPKGACITAMV